A genomic region of Pseudoxanthomonas suwonensis contains the following coding sequences:
- the motD gene encoding flagellar motor protein MotD gives MARRRKHEEHTNHEAWAIPYADLMTLLLAFFVVMYAISTLNEGKYRVMADALTAAFGGAPRTINPVQVGNHQQQGADFDRPSPLKTGARQGPSAPSPAPNPTLLPALASHLRTGQPMDVTNRDAVQRARRQLGGIADQIEGALASLVEARLITIKRSDLWLEVEINSDILFGTGSAALDVSARQVLARLAAVLHDTPNPVRVEGYTDNQPISTAQFPSNWELSAARAASVVHLFAAEGVAEQRLAMVGYGEFRPRADNATLEGRNRNRRVVLIVLANPDDDAPPQDMVKTAAAAPISAMDAPPAAGSGAVAVGANP, from the coding sequence ATGGCACGGAGAAGGAAGCACGAGGAACACACCAACCACGAGGCCTGGGCGATCCCCTACGCCGACCTGATGACCCTGCTGCTGGCCTTCTTCGTGGTCATGTACGCGATCTCCACCCTCAACGAGGGCAAGTACCGGGTCATGGCCGACGCGCTCACCGCCGCATTCGGCGGCGCGCCGCGCACGATCAACCCGGTGCAGGTGGGCAACCACCAGCAGCAGGGCGCGGACTTCGACCGGCCTTCGCCGCTCAAGACCGGCGCCAGGCAGGGCCCCTCCGCGCCCTCCCCGGCCCCCAACCCCACCCTGCTGCCGGCGCTGGCCTCGCACCTGCGCACCGGCCAGCCGATGGACGTGACCAACCGCGACGCGGTGCAGCGCGCCCGGCGCCAGCTGGGCGGCATCGCCGACCAGATCGAGGGTGCGCTGGCGTCGCTGGTCGAGGCCCGGCTGATCACGATCAAGCGCTCGGACCTGTGGCTGGAGGTGGAGATCAACAGCGACATCCTGTTCGGCACCGGCTCGGCCGCACTGGACGTATCGGCGCGCCAGGTGCTGGCCCGGCTGGCCGCGGTCCTGCACGACACGCCCAACCCGGTGCGGGTGGAGGGCTATACCGACAACCAGCCGATCAGCACCGCGCAGTTCCCGTCGAACTGGGAACTGTCGGCGGCGCGCGCGGCCAGCGTGGTCCACCTGTTCGCCGCCGAGGGCGTGGCCGAGCAGCGGCTGGCGATGGTCGGCTACGGCGAGTTCCGCCCGCGCGCGGACAACGCCACCCTGGAGGGTCGCAACCGCAACCGGCGGGTGGTGCTGATCGTGCTGGCCAATCCCGACGACGACGCGCCGCCGCAGGACATGGTCAAGACCGCCGCGGCCGCGCCGATATCGGCAATGGACGCTCCGCCCGCCGCCGGCTCCGGCGCCGTGGCGGTAGGCGCCAACCCCTAG